The Coraliomargarita sinensis genomic sequence AAATTTCAAGTTTGTTTATCATTAAATAAACTTATGGAAGATCGTTTTAAAGCACCGACTGCATCTCATTGGCCCAGCATCATTCAAGGTGGCATGGGGGCGGGCGTCTCGGACTGGCGCCTGGCGCGTGCGGTCGCGAAGGCCGGGCAGATGGGAGTCATTTCCGGCACGGCGCTCGATACGATTCTGATCCGCCGCTTGCAGGACGGAGATCCCGACGGGGCAATGCGACGCGCGCTGGGCGCGTTTCCCTATCGTGAGATGGCGGAGCGGATACTCAATGAATGGTACACGGAGGGTGGAAAAGCGCCGGATGCTCCTTACCGCTTGAAACCGCTCCCCGAAGTGGAGATGGGCCGGCTTGACGAGGAACTGATGATCGTGGCGAATTTCGCCGAGGTGTACTTGGCGAAGGAGGGGCACGATGGCTGGGTCGGTATCAATCTGCTTGAGAAGATCCAGCTTCCCACGCTGCCGTCCCTCTTCGGCGCGATGCTGGCGGGCGTGGACGTCGTCATTATGGGCGGCGGGATTCCGTTGGCGATCCCGGGGGTGCTCGATGAAATGGCGCAATTGCGGCCGGTTGCATTAAAACTGCATGTCGTGGGAGCCGATCGTTCACACGAGCACAAGGTCGAGTTTCATCCCGGCACCCACGTGCCCGCCTCGCAGGATCGGCTCAAACGTCCCTGCTTTTTTCCGGTGGTCTCTTCCGAAACCCTGGCAAAGACGCTGGTGCGCAAAGCCAGCGGCCGTGTCGACGGCCTGATCGTCGAGCACTATTCGGCGGGGGGACACAACGCACCACCGCGGCGAGACGGGGCTTATTCCGACCGGGATGTCTGTTCACTGGAGAAGATAGCCGCCCTGTCCCTGCCCTTCTGGCTGGCGGGTGGTTGTGCCTCGCCCGAGAGTTTGCAGGCGGCCCGATCCACGGGAGCGGAGGGCGTCCAGGTCGGCTCGGCCTTCGCTTGTTCCAAAGAGTCAGGCATCGCCACGTCGATCAAAAACGAGATTATCGAGCAGTACCGTAGTGGCAGAATCAAAGTGATCACAGACTTCCGCGCCTCGCCGACCGATTATCCTTTCAAACGTTTGGAACTCAAAGCCAACAAGGGCGCGGATGCCTGCCGCGTCTGTGATTTGGGCTACCTTCGGCATATCTTCGAAAAGGAGGATGGTACGCTCGGCTACCGCTGTCCTGCCGCTCCGAAAAAGAACTATGTGCTGAAAGGCGGCCGGCCGGAGGACTGTGAAGGGCGGCGTTGTCTTTGTAACGGTCTGCTTGCCACCATCGGCCTGGGGCAGATCCGCCGTGGGCGTTCGGTCCTGCCACTGGTCACCATCGGTGACGACCTGAGTTTTCTCGATAGACTCGGAGGCGGTGCTTCCGCGCTCCCGACGGCCGGGGACGTGATCGAATACCTGCTCAGTTCACCGGAATCAGGGCGAGCCCCAAACTGATCCAGATTGGAATGGTGATAAGGCTGACCACTGTGGTGCTGAGTACGACCTTGAATGCGACCTCCGGGGATCCGTCAAAATGCCGGGCGAGAACAATCGGAAAGACGGCACAGGGCATCGCGGCCTGAATGATCAAAACCCGTTTGAGTTCGACCGGCAGCGGAAAGAGAAAGGCGAACAGAATGAAGATGACGGGAAAGACCCCGAGTCGTAGCGCGCAAGCGGCGACCGGAACACGAATGCCTTCCCGAAGTTTGGCGCCTTTGGCCAAGTCGGCGAAGGTGGCCCCGATTAAAATGAGTCCCAGCGGGATGGCGCATTGACCAAACAGGTCGATGGTTTCCAAAACAAAATTGGGGACATGTTGGTCGGCCCGCATGAGATTGAGCGGGGCGCCGATCAAGATGGCGATGACCGGTCCGCTTAAGATGCGCCGCCAAATCGATTTTGGGTCGTTCGCCGAGAGTATAAAGCCGACCCCGAGGGCCCACATGGCGAATTCGACGCCCAGATTGTGGACAAGCAGGACTCCGGTGGTTTCCCGGTCGAAGAGCAGGGCGATGATCGGTATCGGGAAGTAGCCGTAATTATACATCCCGGAACTGAAGGCAAAGGTCCGGCATTCGCGCTGGTTGCCCAGATTGATTCGACGTGCGACGAGCATGCTTATGCCGAAGCCCGCGACGATCGTGGTCATGCCGATCAACGGAGGCAGGATGAGGTTGGACGGGTGCCTCAGGGCATCATTGCCCAGGATGAAGGAGAGGATCATCGCCGGGTAGAGGAGATTGACGACCACCCGCATCAGGCTGTGGTCGGCCTCTTCGCTCAGCCACCCGAGTCGTCTGACGAGGAAGCCGCTGCCGATAATGAGAAAGATCGGCAGCATGGCGGTGAAGACGAGTGAGGTGGTGTCCATCGGTGATGATCTTTATGACAGGAAGCACAAGATGAACAGAATGAAAATTGGCTTTTAAGCTGTGTTGGTGGGGACGGTTGGGAACCACCCCGCCGCCGTGCGGCACTCCTCCTTGGCAAGGAGGGGAGTTTTAAGAGTAGTTTGCTGCGCGGCACCCCTCCTTCTCAAGGAGGGGAGTTTGTCTGCAAGCTCTTCCCCCGGAAAAGGGTAGGTCACCGGCTCAGACCATGCGGTCGAGAGTGTCCTTGCTGACAATTTTATAGTCGCGGTAGGCGTCGGCCTTATCGAGGTGGTCGGTGAATTCGTCGTGTTCCTGTCGGCTGCTGAATTCGAAGCCCAGCAGGGCGCGGCCCACGCGCTCGCCGGAGTAAACGTAGTTGAAGTAACAGAGGTTGGCGTGCGGGCTCACCTCGCGAAGGAAGTCGGCCAGAGCCCCCGGGCGTTCGTGGAATTCAAGGGTGATAAATCTCGGATAGGCGAAAAGTTTCGGATCGTAGTGAATCATCCGGAAGTTGACATCGATATCCGAGGTCACTTCGGAAATCTCATAGCCTCCGTCGCGCAGTGCTTTTTTCAACCCGTCGAATTCCAAGGGATTGAGGTCAAATCCGATGACCGGGGCGGCTTCATGCTGATCAATTTTGCCGTATTGGAAATCGACGATGTTGACGGTGTCCGGCAATGCGTTGAGCAGGCTGTACATGGCACCGCTCTTTTCCGGAATGCCGATCTTGAGGTAGCGGCGGTGCAACGCGCCGACCGCCGCGCGCCGTGCCACTGAAGCGAGTTGTTCAAAATCCATGTTGGCGCCGCAGAGGATGGTAAGCGCCCGCTTCCCCTTGAGCTTATCCTTTGTTTTGAGAGCGGCGGCCATGCCCATCGCGCCGGAGGGTTCCGGCACGCAACGAAGCTGCTCCCAGTGGAACTGGATGGCGGCGGCGACTTCGTCGTTGCTGACGGTCATCCATTCATCGATGACCTCCGCGCAGATCTCGCGTGTCAGCGTGCCGGCCTTCCGGACGGCGGTGCCGTCGCAAAAGATATCCAGCTTGTCCAGAGCCACCGGTTTTCCGGCTTGGACCGCCGCCGCCATCGAGGCCTGACCCTCGCCCTCGACCCCGATAATTTTGATATCGGGGTAGTGCACCTTCAGCCAGGCGGCGGTCGCTCCCGCCATGCCGCCCCCGCCGACTTGGAGGAAGGCCACATCGAAGGGGCCATGCCCGGACATGACGATCTCGTCGGCGAGGGTGCCCTGGCCGGCCATGACGGCCAGATCGTCGTAGGCGTGAATATAGCTGAGCCCGTCTTGCTTGGCGGCCTGGTGGGCGGCTTTGCTGGCGGCATCGTAGGTGTCACCAAGCAGGCGGATCTCGACGGACTCGCCCCCGTGACGCCGGACGGCCAGCTGTTTCATGCGGGGGGTCGACAGCGGCATGAAAATCGTGGCCTTGGTATCCAGCTTGCAGGCGGCCAGGGCCACGCCCTGGGCATGGTTACCCGCCGATGCCGTCACCACCCCGCGCTTGAGTTCGTCGGCACTGAGCTGCGCCATCTTGTTGTAGGCCCCGCGCCATTTATAGGCATGGATCGGGGAGAGGTCCTCGCGTTTGACCCACAGATCGATGTCGTTCTCCAAGCGGATCGACTGCAGGGGCGTCGCGTCGCCGACTTCGTAAACCCGCCGACGGGCAAAAAGGATCTCCTGCTGAAGCTGCTGCAATCGGGTCTCACCATCCATGTCACGATGCGAACGCTTTTTCGCCGGGGGCACAACACAGAAGCGATGTGTTTTTGGGGTGTCGTTGCGCTTGTTGCTTTGTGGCGTGCCCGCTTGTCGGGGGCCGGCTGGGATGACGTCGGAGGTTCGATCGGGACGGGGCGCCCGCGAGCGGACACGCCACGAGACTGAACCCAAAAAAACGCCCAGAGAGGCGAACTCCTCGGCGTTTGGAAAGTTTTTGCTCGCGGGTCCGCTTAACGGCGTCGCACCATAATCCAAGTCAGGCCGAGGCACCCGGCGAGGAGGGCGAACGCGGAGGGTTCGGGGACGGCCTGCAATTCGACGTTATCGAGGTAGAGTTCGTTGCCCGGACTTCCGCCAGTCGTAAAGAATTGAAGCCTAAAAGTTGTGGTGGTGGCCTGGTTCGCCAAGCTACTGAGATCAGTGCTGAAGGATCCCCAAGAGCCAGTGTCTGAAATTGTATAGCTATCAATAGCCGTGGCATAGCTGTCTACGGACCAAAAAAGGTCAATTTCGATGTCTGCACCTCCGGAGTTCTTTTGAAAGTCAAAAGAGAAAGAAGTGAAGTCCAATGAAGAACTAGGGGTCACACTAAATTCAGCCGCGTCAGTATCACCCGCTACGTCATCATCACCCTGGTCATTGATATTTCCCATATAAAAAACATAGGCAGGCGCAAGTTGGCCGACGCTTCCATCGATTCCAGGTTGAAGGCTCACTCCTGCAGTTTCTCCTGAAATTCCTGGAAATGTGATATCGCTGGCCGTCGAATTCGTATCTGCATCGCTTGATGCGAACGAGTTGGAACTAAAGGTATATTCAGCGACAATAGTTTGAGCTTGCCCACTAGCTGCTGCAAGCAGGGAAATTATGGTTAGTGTCAGGTCGTATCTCATAGGCTTTCGTGTGGAATGAGAATTAGTTGAGCTTTGTTAAGAACTTTTTAAGCTCTCATAGTATGTAAAATTTTTTTTTCGCCAACGCAATGGTTTTCCGAGCTGTATCCCAGATTAAATTACCAATCTATAACAACTTGTGATTTTTTGAGTCATTCGAGTTACAGTTTCCGAGAGACCTGCCTCGTAAAAAGATGCGATATTTTTGTTGTAGTTCGCCGCACCAAGAGTGTTCCTGCGTCTGTGGAGTACGGATGATGCTTGGCGGAAATCCACGGCGATGATGTCAATGTGCAACAATTCTATCTTGCCGACGTCGTCCCCCGACCGGGCCGGGATTGAGGGCGAGGTGGTAGTTTTGCAACCACCTCGTCTGGCCGCTCGGCTCTTGGCCAAGCGGGTCGCAGTGGAACGTGGTGTGCAACTGGGGGAAGAGGTCGGCTACCAAATTCGTTTTGAGAACCGCAAGCGAAGGTACAAGGTTCAAGCGTATTAATTCTCTGCCACCTCAATGTGGACAAAGAGGCGGTCCAACGCGGTTCCGCTGACTGTAGCCGTGACGGTGACCATTCCATTTGCTGGCGGATCCTGGGTAAAGCTCACGGTGCTGCCTGCACTCTCATAGCCGTCGGCATGGAAGCTCACCAGATCTTTTGACCAGCGGTAGGACGCAGTGAGATTGGACGCAGGGGTGTCGTTCAGGGTTGTTTCGCTGCGCTCTAACGGCTTGTTGTCTATAGTGGGCCGATTGCAATGCATAAGTCATTGACCGAAACACAGCCGCTTTCCATCTCTTGTGGGTGCTCGAGCAGAATCCACCACTTCCGATCTACGAAGTCGCCGACCCACTGGTCGAGGGCTTGCGGGCGCACGGTCGCCTCGTTCTGAGTGCCCCGACTGGCTCGGGCAAATCCACCCAAGTGCCGCAGATCCTGATCGACCGGGCCGGGATTGAGGGCGAGGTGGTGGTTTTGCAACCGCGTCGTCTGGCCGCTCGGCTCTTGGCCAAGCGGGTCGCAGCGGAGCGCGGGGTGCAACTGGGGGAAGAGGTCGGTTACCAAATCCGTTTTGAGAACCGGGTGAGCGCGCGGACCCGCATCCGCTTTGTGACGGAAGCGATCCTGCTTCGACAGATTTTGCAGGATCCCTCGCTGAAGGGCGTGGGCGCGGTGGTCTTCGATGAATTTCACGAGCGGCATCTGACCAGTGACCTGAGTCTGGCCTGCGCCCTGCAAAGCGTGCAGCGGCAGCGGCCCGATCTGAAACTGGTGGTGATGTCGGCCACGCTCGACATCGAGCAGATGGAGGATTTTTTGCAGCCCTGCGCGCGGATTGAGGCCGGTGGCCGACTCTATCCCGTCGAGGTCGATTACGCCGGGGCTTCGCTCGGTCGTGAGGCCGCCCCCGTCTGGGAGCGGGCCGCGCGGGCCTTCAAGCAGTTGCAACGGGACGGCCTGCGCGGCGATGCGCTGGTTTTCATGCCGGGTGCCTTTGAGATCCGGAAGACGATTGCCGCGATCGAGGCCCTGCCGGAGTCGCGCGGTTTCGAGGTGCTGCCGCTGTACGGGGAGCTGCCGCCCGAGGCGCAAGACCGGGCCGTGCGTACGGGCGACGGGCCGAAGGTGATCGTTTCGACCAACGTGGCCGAGACCTCGATCACGATCGAGGGCGTGCGCGCGGTGATCGACGGCGGTTTGGCGCGGATCGCCCGCTACGATGCGCGGCGGGGGATAAACTCGATCCTGATTGAGCAGATCAGTCAGGCCTCGGCCGAGCAACGCAAGGGACGGGCCGGGCGCACGGGGCCGGGGCGTTGTATCCGGCTCTGGAGTGAAGCCGAGCACGAGGCGCGGCCCGGCCACGAGACCCCGGAAGTGAAGCGAGTGGATCTGGCCGAAACACTGCTCATGCTGTCGGTCGCTGGGGTGACGGATGTGGATGCCTTCCCCTGGTTTGAATCGCCGGAGACGACCGCGCTGCAACGGGGGAAGCACCTTTTGCACGACCTTGGCGCGGTGGATTCAATGGGTGCTGTCACGGACATGGGGCGCAGGATGTCGGTCTTTCCCCTGCATCCCCGCTATGCCCGGATGCTGATCGAAGCCGAACGTCTGGGTGTGTTGCCGGACGCGGCGCTGGTGGCCGGAATCAGTCAGGGGCGGCCGTTTTACCGCGCGTCCCGCGAGGATCTGGTTCGCCGCGAGCAGATCCGTCAGGTCGAGGACCAGGTCGACGAGCGCTCGGACTATTTCCTTTTGCTGCGCGCCTTTGAGTTGGCCCGGGCTGCAAAGTTCAAGCCGCCCGCCTGCAGCGAACTGGGCATCCACGGCGTGGCGGCCCGCCAGGCGGGGGAGAGCGCCCGGCAAATCCTGCAGCTGGCTCCGCGGGAGGGACGCGCCCGGTCTTCTTCGCGAGAGCACGAAGAAGAAGGTTGCCCACCCGCACGGCCCGGACAGAGCCCGGCCCTCCCCAAAGAGGGAAAGACCGCTTCGGCGGCCGAGGATGCCCTGTGCCGCTGCCTATTTCTGGCTTTTGCCGACCACCTCTGCTTGCGCATTGACAAGGGGACCCGGCGCTGCAAGATGGTGCACGGGCGAAGCGGTGAGTTGAGACGCGAAAGCTTGGTGGAAAGTCCTCTCTTTGTCGCGGCCGAACTGGAGGAGCGTGAGCTGCGCGGGGAGGTCACGGTTCTCCTGGGCCTGGCGACCGCGGTCGAGCCGGAGTGGTTGAGCGAGTATTTTCCCGAGGACATGTCGGAGGGCTGTTTGACCGAATATGATCCTTCGACCCGCCGCGTGAGCACGAAGCGGCAGACGCGTTTCCGCGATCTCGTCCTCGAGGAAAAGGAGGGGGGTGAGGTGGATCCCGGACAAGCGGCGGGCCTTCTGGCGGAAGAAGTGGTGTCCGGTCGTTTGAATTTGAAAAAATGGAATGCCGGCGTGGAGCACTGGATCCAGCGGGTCAATTTCGTGGCCCGGCATTGCCCCGAAACCGAGGTGGCGCCCATCGATGAGGAAGCGCGGCAGCTGCTGATCGAACAGATCTGCCACGGAGCCAGCAGTTACAAGGAGATTAAGGACCGCGAGGTACTGCCCACGGTCAAGGAGTGGATCCTTCCCGAGCAGCATTATTACATTGAGACCTACGCCCCGGAAAATATCGGGCTGCCCCGACGCAACCGCCCTGTCAAATTGCGTTACGAGTCGGATGGGCGGGCTTTCATCGCGTCGAAGCTGCAGGATTTTTACGATGTGAAGGGGGAAACCCTGCGTATCGCCAACGGCAGGGTGCCTCTAGTGATCGAACTTCTGGCCCCGAACGGACGGCCCGCCCATGTGACGGACGATCTCGATGGCTTCTGGGACGGCGCCTACCAGCAAGTGCGCAAGGATCTCGCAGGGCGTTATCCGAAACACGAGTGGCGCTAGGCAGGTAGGGCAGGGCCTCAGCTCGCTTAGGCCGCAAGGTCTGGTCGATGACATTGGCAGCTGGCGGCGTCGAGCAAGCTCGAGCCCTACTTTGGCCCGGTGATTCGGCCGAAAGCTTGCCAAGCGTAAGGAATCAGGTCTCCCTGTCAGGAATGTTGCGTATTTTGAAAGGCGTGCTGCGCTGGTGTTTTACCTGGCTTTATTTCGTCCTGCTGACCTGTTTCGTCGGGGCCGTGCTGGGGGTGTTGTCCCATGTCGTGCTCGGGCCCCTCTTTGTGGATGAACCCGATTTTACTTACCTTTCCGCCTTTGGTTTTATGAACGGTTTGAAATACGGCGGTGTTTGGGCCGGTGGTTTGGCCATCGTGCTTTGCGTCATGCGGGCGCGGAAGGAGTATTTGGTGAATCATGAGGAGGGAGGCGAAAGGCGATGAGGGCGGGCAACAACCGAATCATGGTTTACTTTACCGGCTTCCTGATGGGCCTGATCCTGGTCTCGCTTATTATGAGCCGGCGAGCCGCGCGCGATCAGGCCAAAGTGGACCCTTGGCTGGAGCACAATGCCGCCATGCTGGATGCCGGAGCCGAGCCCCTGCCGAAGAAGGTGCCCGGATCGATCCAAAAGGGTCTCATTATTGATTACGGTGAGTTGCCCGCCGAGGGAGAACCCGTCCATCGGGTCTGGTTACTTCGATTCGAGGGAAGTTACCCGAATGTTCGGATCGTCGAGGACATCGCCAGCGGCGAGCTGCGCTACATGGCCGCCGACCAGATCAAGCTCCGCCTCGCTAAGGATGTCGATGTAACGGAGCTCAAACCGATGCTCGACGAACTTGGGCTGCGCTTACGGATGTTTAACCGCAAAGAGAAGATTGCGGTGCTTGGCGTTTTACACACGGGAATCAGTGCGGTGCCGGACACGATTCAGGCGATTGAGCCCTGGTCGGATTTGATCGAGCGCGTCGAACCGGATTGGATTTTATTCAAGGGAGAATAAGGGTAGTGCGCGTTCGACGAACGCGCACTCTTACAAGCGGAGAAGTTTTGCCGGTAGGTCTAGTGTTATGGTTAATGAATCGAACCGGCGAACGGCGGCCTCGGCGAGGCCGCCCTACCAAAGGAATCGTGACAGCTGGTAGGAGACTGCGCCCTACCGCCAGGAGTAAATCATCCGGGTGTAGTAGCTGGTATCGAGCTTTTCTTCCGCAGCCGGCTGGCTTTCGTATTCGTTCTTGATGCCCATGCGAAGCTTCCAGTTGTCGCTGTTGCCGATGGGGATTTCAATGCCGCTGTCGTGGACGACCCGATAATTACTGAAATCATCGATTGCGGGCACGAAAGTAAGATCGTTTTCCATGACGAACATGTCCTTGTACTCATAGCTGTGGGCCAGCCCGAAGTCGATGGTCGGGCTGGACTCGTCCTCGGTGTCATCGGTGTAGGCCGTGTAGCGGTAACCGAGACCGGAGCGGGCGACCAGGCTTTGCTTGTCCTTGTTGATCAGCCGGTAGGAAAGACCACCCGCTGAGGTCGAGCGGAATTTGACGTTGTCGATCCGGTCGGTCTCAAGCTCGGTGCGGGCGTACCAGCCGAGCACCTTGCTGAAGAACGATTCGTAAGAGGCACCCCCGGCCGCGCGGTCTTCCGTCTTGAGGTCTTCCTCCTCGGCTTGCTCGTATTCCGCGTAAAAGGCGAGGGTGTCGTTTGGCCCCTTCAGCTTGGCTTCAAGCCGGGTGCCGAGGCTGAACTTGTCCGTGTTGCCGTCTTTGCCGGTCATATCCAGACTGGCGTCATAGCGCCACTCGCGCTTGTTGCGGGCAACTTCCGGATCTTCGGCTCCCGGAGTCCAGGATGCGGCAACTTTGGAGGTGTTGGTCGTGAGTACGCCGTCCTCGGAGGTGATCTTCAACTGACCATTACCGGAGGACTGGACCGGGCCGGCCATCAGTGTGCCGCTCTGCAGGCGAACCACCCGCGGCTCGTCCGTGCTGAAGGATGCCACCTGCTCCTGAGAGATTTTCAGCGAACCGGCATAGTTGGTATCGAGGTGGATGGTTCCTTTGTCGATCAAAGTGATGGTGCCGACGAGCCTGGCTCCATCGGTGGTGATCACTTCATCGGCGGAAGAGCTGTGGGCGAACAAGAGCGCAACAAGCGCAAGGATGTTTCCGTATTTCAACTTCATATGACTGCAATTTCTTCAAATAAAAGCGAGCTCCCCGAGAGGGGAGCCCGCTTGTGAAAAATTTCAACCCTTACTCGGATTTAATCAGGATTTCTTTGGCGGAAAGCCCCTGTTTGATCATGGGGAGCACGTGCTCGGTATGCGGAACGATGACTTCAAGGACGTAGGGTCCGTCGAATTCGATCATTTCACGAATGGCGTCACGCAGGTCCTCACGCTTGACGACGCGACGGCCCGCGACACCGAAACCTTCCGAGATTTTGACGAAGTCCGGGTAGATCGCATCCAGATTGTCGGGACTGCCGATGTCGTCCTTGTCGCAAAGGATCGTCTGGCCGCGGACACTCTCATACATGAGGTCTTCCCATTGAACCACCATGCCGAGATGCTGGTTGTTCAGAATGATGGTCTTGGCATGGATGTTTTCAATTTTCGCGGTGGCGAGTTCCTGCACGTTCATGAGGAAACAGCCATCCCCGTCGATATTGATGACAAGCTTGTCCGGGTGGGCGACCTTTGCCCCGATCGCGGCCGGCAGGCCGAAGCCCATGGTGCCGAGGCCCAGCGAACTGATATAGGTGCGCGGTTCGCGGAATTTGTAGAACTGGGCCGTCCACATCTGGTGCTGCCCGACGCCGGTTGTGATGATGGCCTCTCCGTTGGTTTCTTCGTAGAGAGTCTCAATCGCTTCCTGCTGGGTGATGTGTCCGCTCTTGTCGTAGGAGAAAGGGTGCTCTTCCTTCCAGCCGTTGATGGTAGTAAACCATTCTGACAGGTCCGGTTTTTTGAAGTCCTTCCTGGCGAGCTCGCTCAAGCGGCTGAGCGCATACTTGATGTCCGAATGGATCGGGTGCTGCACGCGCTTGTTCTTGTTGTGTTCGGAGACATCGATGTCGATGTGGACGATTTCCGCGTCCGGTGCGAACTTGTCGACCTTGCCAGTGATGCGGTCGTCGAAACGCGCGCCGGCGCAGATCAGCAGGTCGCTGTCACAGACGGCCCAGTTGCCGGCCACCGTGCCGTGCATGCCGAACCAATAAAGTGACTGCGGGTGCTGGGCATCGAATGCCCCGATCCCCATCAGGGTGGAGGCCACCGGCAGACCCGTGAGTTCCGCGAACTCACGCAGTTCGAGGTGAGCCTCGGCGGAGATGATACCGCCACCGGTGTAGAGAACCGGGCGCTTGGCGCCTTCAATCAATCTGAGGACTTCGCTCAGCTCTTCGTCGCTCGCTTCCGGGTGGGTCACGTCCCCCTGGTAACCGGGCAGGTCTATTGAAGCCGGAAAGGTGGGGGCGTAGACGGCCTGTTGGACGTCCTTGGGAATGTCGATCACGACCGGACCGGGGCGGCCGGTTTGTGCGATGTGGAAGGCCTCTTTCACCACCCGCGGCAGGTCATCCTTGTCCAGGACAAGGTAGCTGTGCTTCACTATGGGAAGCGTCATGCCGTAAAAGTCGGTTTCCTGGAAAGCGGCCTTGCCGATAAACTGCTGGTACACTTGCCCGGTGATCGCGACCAGGGGAACGCTGTCCATGAAGGCGTCCGCGATACAGGTGACGAGGTTGGTCGCGCCCGGACCGGAGGTCGCCATGCAAACGCTGGCTTTGCCCGTGGAGCGGGCGTGCCCGTGGGCCATGAAGCCGCCGCCCTGTTCAAAGCGTGGCAGGATGGTCCGGATCTTTTCGCTCTTGGTCAGAGCCTGGTGAAGTTCCATCGAGGCGCCGCCCGGATAGGCATACACCACATCGACTCCCTCGCGCTCAAGTGAGGCGACGAGGACGTCGGCACCCTTCATTTCTGGGCCGATTTCATCCTGCTCGGGGAATTCGATAGCTTTATCTGATTTCATGGTTCTGTGGTGTTATGCGTTGTTTGGATGCTCCGGCTGATAATCTGCCATCGCGAAAAGCGTCGTAAAAAGACAGCAAAGCAGGCCCGAATCAAGCTTGGAAAGTCAGAGGTTTTTCGGGGAAAGAGGGAAAAGGAAAGAGGAGGCAGTTGTCGGTGGGCAGTGGGTCAGCGGATACGCCATACTGGAGTGGTTGTGGTGTGCTCGCTTGTCGAGCGCTCTCTCGAAGTAGAAGTGGTGGAGGATGTCGAGCAGGGGTGGGGCGTCCGACAAGCGGACACGCCACGTCCGCTACCGATCAAAGGTCATTCGGTTTAAATTGCACCTCAATCGTCACGGCGCCCGAGTCCGGCGCGAGTGCGTCGACGATCAGCAGCGACGTGCCCGGATTGGCGGCATTAAAGCCGTCGTCCGGCGGATCTGCGGGGATCACCTTGAGCCGTCCGTCGCTCTGCGAATCCAGGGTCACCTGCATGCGCTTGCCGTCCTGCCGCAGGGTGGCCTGCGCTCCGTCGATCGCGACATCGGCCCGAGTTGCCATGGTCCACCGCACCTTTGCCCCGGGCTCCAGACCCTGGAGATTATCCGTGAGTGTCATGTTGTGACCGGTGATTTCGAAATGTCGCCAGACTTTCTCCGCCTGACCCTTAAAAACGGGGGAAAGGTCGATTTTCGCGGTGCTCTCGTCGATATAGGTAAACCTGGCCCGACCGTCCACCCGGTGTAATTGATCGTTGATGGTCAGTGTGTTGTGGCTCCGGTTGTTCAGCCGGAAAACATCCCAGCGATTGCCGTTCTGGCTGTTGTCCCAGAGTTGGATGCCCTTGCTTTCCAGATCATGATAGCCTTGGTGCCCGAGATCCACCGCCCAGCGCACACCATCGGCCTCCAGCACAAAGGACCCGGCGTCGAGATGCGCGTGCGATTCACTGCCTTTGCCCGCTTTGCAGGCAAGATAGAA encodes the following:
- the ilvB gene encoding biosynthetic-type acetolactate synthase large subunit, translating into MKSDKAIEFPEQDEIGPEMKGADVLVASLEREGVDVVYAYPGGASMELHQALTKSEKIRTILPRFEQGGGFMAHGHARSTGKASVCMATSGPGATNLVTCIADAFMDSVPLVAITGQVYQQFIGKAAFQETDFYGMTLPIVKHSYLVLDKDDLPRVVKEAFHIAQTGRPGPVVIDIPKDVQQAVYAPTFPASIDLPGYQGDVTHPEASDEELSEVLRLIEGAKRPVLYTGGGIISAEAHLELREFAELTGLPVASTLMGIGAFDAQHPQSLYWFGMHGTVAGNWAVCDSDLLICAGARFDDRITGKVDKFAPDAEIVHIDIDVSEHNKNKRVQHPIHSDIKYALSRLSELARKDFKKPDLSEWFTTINGWKEEHPFSYDKSGHITQQEAIETLYEETNGEAIITTGVGQHQMWTAQFYKFREPRTYISSLGLGTMGFGLPAAIGAKVAHPDKLVINIDGDGCFLMNVQELATAKIENIHAKTIILNNQHLGMVVQWEDLMYESVRGQTILCDKDDIGSPDNLDAIYPDFVKISEGFGVAGRRVVKREDLRDAIREMIEFDGPYVLEVIVPHTEHVLPMIKQGLSAKEILIKSE
- a CDS encoding DUF481 domain-containing protein produces the protein MKLKYGNILALVALLFAHSSSADEVITTDGARLVGTITLIDKGTIHLDTNYAGSLKISQEQVASFSTDEPRVVRLQSGTLMAGPVQSSGNGQLKITSEDGVLTTNTSKVAASWTPGAEDPEVARNKREWRYDASLDMTGKDGNTDKFSLGTRLEAKLKGPNDTLAFYAEYEQAEEEDLKTEDRAAGGASYESFFSKVLGWYARTELETDRIDNVKFRSTSAGGLSYRLINKDKQSLVARSGLGYRYTAYTDDTEDESSPTIDFGLAHSYEYKDMFVMENDLTFVPAIDDFSNYRVVHDSGIEIPIGNSDNWKLRMGIKNEYESQPAAEEKLDTSYYTRMIYSWR